A genomic region of Canis aureus isolate CA01 chromosome 16, VMU_Caureus_v.1.0, whole genome shotgun sequence contains the following coding sequences:
- the LOC144285344 gene encoding uncharacterized protein LOC144285344, protein MVNSCCGSICSEQGCGQETCCRPTCCQTTCCRTTCCRPSCCVSSCCRPSCCGSSSCGSSCCRPSCCISSCCRPSCSSSSCCGSSCCRPTCCQPTCCQTTCCRTTCCRPSCCVSSCCHPSCCGSSGCGSSCCRPSCCISSCCRPSCCDSSSCGSSCCRPFCCCPSCCLRPVCGRVSCHTTCYRPTCVISTCPRPMCCASSCC, encoded by the coding sequence ATGGTCAACTCCTGTTGTGGCTCCATCTGCTCTGAGCAGGGCTGTGGCCAGGAGACCTGCTGCCGCCCCACCTGCTGCCAGACCACCTGCTGCAGGACCACCTGCTGCCGCCCCAGCtgctgtgtgtccagctgctGCCGCCCCTCCTGCTGTGGTTCCAGCTCCTGTGGCTCCAGCTGCTGCAGGCCCAGCTGCTGCATCTCTAGCTGCTGCCGCCCCTCCTGCTCTAGTTCCAGCTGCTGTGGCTCCAGCTGCTGCCGCCCCACCTGCTGCCAACCCACCTGCTGCCAGACCACCTGCTGCAGGACCACCTGCTGCCGCCCCAGCtgctgtgtgtccagctgctgccaCCCCTCCTGCTGTGGTTCCAGCGGCTGTGGCTCCAGCTGCTGCAGGCCCAGCTGCTGCATCTCTAGCTGCTGCCGCCCCTCCTGCTGTGACTCCAGCTCCTGTGGCTCTAGCTGCTGCCGCCCCTTCTgctgctgcccctcctgctgtCTGCGCCCAGTCTGTGGCCGGGTCTCCTGCCACACCACTTGCTATCGCCCCACCTGTGTTATCTCCACCTGCCCCCGCCCCATGTGCTGTGCCTCTTCCTGCTGCTGA